From the Eschrichtius robustus isolate mEscRob2 chromosome 19, mEscRob2.pri, whole genome shotgun sequence genome, the window tcagcctctttttttttttttttttgaccatgccatgtggcatgcaggatcttagttccccgaacagggatggaacccatagcccctgcagtggaagtatggaatcttaaccactggactgccagggaagtcccttccctctgtcttcctgactctttctttctttgtgtttctctttctaccTCTCCTTCCATTAGTCTGTCTCCCTAAGTCTATACCTGGGCTgggagctccatgagggcagggcaagGGCTATCTTGGCCATCCAGGCCCCCAGCGTCACCAAGCCCGGGGCCTGATACATAACAAGTACCCAATAAAGTAAATTGAATCCACCTCTGTGCCGAACCCGTGTTGGGTAATGCTGGGGACCCAGTAGTGACTGAgacagccccagccctgccctcgcAGAGCTCATGGTCCAGGAGAGGAAATCATTATTTGTTGAGTGACTGAGCTAATTTTGAGGTGGGCTTGGAAGACTTGACCAAAATTGTGTGGAGGTATTTGAGGCAGAAAAAACTGCTGGAACCGAGGTTGGGGGGCTGGAAAGGGTTTGAAGAGTCGGGAAGTGATGGAGAGAAGGCTGGAGAGCTCAGCAAAGGCCTGGAAGGCTGTGAGAGGAGCCTGCGCTTTCTCTTGaaggcactggggagccatggCAGGTTCTGAGCAGGAAAGGGACAGGGACAGGTTTGTGCCTTAGCAGGACCGCTCTCACTGCCTGACTGCTCTGGGGAGGTTGGGGGATGGATGGAAAGGAGAGGGACACGACTGGGGCAGCAGAACAGGGAGAGAAGGGTCCTGGATCAGAgtaggggctgggaggagagggaggaggagccaGATTCTAAAAACCaggaaaggggacttccctggtggtccagtggttaggactccacgctttcgctgccgagggcacgggttcgatccctggtcggagagctaagatcccacaagtcgcgtggtgcagccaaaaaatgaaattaaaaaataaatataacataaaacaaaataaagtaagtaCAAACCAGGAGGAAAATGCCAGCCTGCTCTCCGTGATGCTAGAAAATGGGCTTGAGGGATGGCCCACCACCACCAGGGGGCAGCCAGGGCTCCAGGTTTGAGTGTCTCAGAGGCTCCTCCCAGGGCAGGGAGCATTGCACCTTGATCTGGAGGTGGTGGCAGGTGGGAGCTGTCTTTGGGGCCCCAGCAGAGAGCCCCGCTGCTCTCCTGCCCTCCCATCCTGGCCTCTTGGTTCCCTGGAGCCCTCAGCCCACCAGCGAGAGATTATGTCAACACAGCCCCGCTGCTTCTGCCCAGGACAATGTTTGCCCTCAGGATCTGGGAAGGTTGCTATGGAGACTGGGGACGTGCTGCaggagggtggggggcagtgagGGGGGAGAGGCAGGGTCAGGGGAAGCACCCCCGCTCCTGGAAGAGGGTGAGGGGAGCCAGGCCTCATCTCTGTCTCATCTTTGTCTGATTGTGTCTTTGAGAGTTTATCCCCATCCTCATTTATCTGTGTTCcaagtctctctgtctctctggacCATTTCTTCATCTCTGTCTCTGATTATCTCTCTGATACCTGTCTCTGGGTCTCTGTCTCTCAGGTCTCCTCTCTCTGagtctctttctctgtccttttactctctctctctctctctttgggttCCCATCCCTAGGTTTCTCCacgtctctgtgtctctcttggTATTATGTCTTTATGTCTCGGTCTCTCTTCGGgtcttgtctctgtctctctgggtctcatgtccttctttgtctctgtctctctcttgagTCCCATGTTTTTTTGTGTTGGTCTCTCTAGGCCCCCATCTCTGCATCTCTGTCTCTGGGTTCCTGTCTTTCTCTggatcctgtgtgtgtgtgtgtgtgtgtgtgtgtgtgtgtgtgtgtgtgtctctgggtTTCTGTGCTTCAGGCCTTGTCTCTCCGCAGTCCCCAGGGGGCCATCTTGGCCTCCCATTTCTGGCCTCAGTCCCTATGGGGCccccctctccccatctctctctgcctcatttCTCCTGCACCATCTGCCGGCACTGCAGGCCCCTGCCTGCTCCCCGCAGGCTCTTCTTGGCCGGGCAGCCCCATGGGGGGAGGCACAGGTCCCCCAGCTTCCTCCCCACCACTGCATCCTGAGTTGGGGGGAGCACTGCCTGGTCAGGCCTGGGGTGGAGGGAACAACAGCCTGGAGGCCCGGGACCAGAGGAcatggagagagaaaaacagacagacacCCTGAGAGGAGATGGGAAAAGAGGGATGAGAAAGGAGAAAGCTTCAAGACAGGCAAGAAGAGACTGACCTGGAGAATGGAGTGAGCAAGAGAAATGAGGAGGGGGCAAAAGGAAACctggagggaagagaaaagacagtctagcCAACAAGAACGGAAGACAGACGAACTGAATGCGGGcttggaggaaaggagaaaggagagattCAGACCGAGGAGAGAGAAGATGGCGTGGAGAGAGATGGAtgacagagagagaagaacagggggagagggcagggctgcTTCTCTGACTGCAGTTTCCAGAAGCGCTGAgcatggggatgggggagggcccCTCTAGCCACCCCTGTGGCCACCCTGTGGCCCTGGTTCCTCCTCCCCAGACCCTGGGAGACTGTAAAAGcccccaggagggctgagatgggcAGGGGTCCAGTCGGGGACCCAGGCATCACCCCTCCTGTCCTTCACGCCCATCCCCCACCCAGTGCTCTGTTCTGCCCTGTGTTTTCCCAGAGGGACTTGAtgagggaggggtgaggggctCTGAGCTCCAGCAGGCTACTCATCTCCCGGCTCCTGCCTTGGTTATCTCTCCTCAGGGCCCCCGTCTTTcaggctctctctccctccacccctccccatctccatctTCCAATTTGTAcctattctctctctgtctttctccctctcttggtCCCTGTTTTCTCtcccctgttttgttttgttctctctcactctctctctcggtatttctctctacttttctgtccttttctatttctttctcactATCTGTCTCTCTTGGTCTCTGtcgtctctgcctcttcctgtctctgcctttctctgcctgactctgGTTTTTCTTGGTCCTTGGTTTCTTTTCCTGTCTCTCTCACCACCTCAGTTCCTCTCCCCTGcttccccctcccgcccccagcctctctcctcccactttccagcctccccccaccttcccatCCCTAGCAAGTGACCCCCAGGCGCTCTTGAGGCCAAGAAGAGACTCCCTCCCAACCCCAGCCTCTTCCCGAGGTGCCGGGCAATCTCagacccctcccctctccacttCAAGAACCGAGCCTTTCCCAGGACCCAGAGGGCGCCAGGAATgtggggcagggagcagggaggcCAGCTGGAGGTCAGGAAGCCAGGACCCACCCCATGtcaacccccctcccccagactGGTCTCCTTTTAGCCTCTGGTGCTGGATCTCACACCACCCTTACTCCCTGCCCCTCCCGgggcctctgggcctcagtttctcctctgcaaaatgggcagACTCACCTCTGTCCCATTTATCTCACAGCTCCCCAGGGAGCGTATGCTCATGAATGTTACTAGTATGATTAACGTGCAGGAATTGGTGATTTGTATTAAAGGGGGAAGAGAGTGCTGAGAGCCGGGACGCAGTTTCTAAGCCAAATATTCTCCGCATTTCATAGCAAAGGAAGAGACTGAAAGTGGAGATTGCAAGGAGGCATGTGATTCAGTGGTGACTGTGACCAGGAGATCGCGTGAGGCTATGGGTTCGTGTGTGATCATGGGATGATGATGTGTGATCCTGTGGAAAACTGTGTGACAGTGTGTGACTGTATGTGACTTGTGAGTGCAGGTGAGGCTGTGATGGAGAGTTGCATGTTTGTATGACCTTAGCACCGGGTGTGACTGAGGATGACAGTGTGACAGTGTGACACCGGGAGCTCATGAGAGTGTGCCTTAGTGACACTTGGGGAATGTGTGTTGTTGGAATATGACTGTGGACTCTGTAGGTGATTATGTGAAGTGCGTGACTCGATGTGTGAGCGTGTTAATGGGTAGAGTTGTGTAACATTGTGTGTTACCTTCAGATCGCGTCATTAAGGGATTGTATGACTGTGTGAGAAACCCTAGAACTGTGTGCCTTTATTTCGTCGACCATCATTCTTTGAGCCTCTGCTCTATCCCCCAACCTGTGCTGAGTGATGCTGGGGACCCTGTGGTGACTGAGATGCCCTGGCCCTGTCCTCATGGGGCACACAGgccagtgggggagacagacagtgTTTGTGATGTGACCTAGTGATGGTGTGAATGTGTCTGTGATGGACACTGTATCATTGGGACTGTGGGAAGCTGTGATTGTGTTTCCGTGTGAGCGGAGGAGTCCACGCCCAGGTATGTGGCTGTGTCACTGCGAATGACTGTCAGCCTGTGGGGGAGAGACTTTGGGTCTCTGGGTGTGACGCTGGATTATAGGACTGTGAATGAACATGGAGAACATGTTCTGTGAGGAACAGTGTGTGAGATTCTGTGTCATGCCTCCCTGCGCCTGGGTGTATGGGATTGTGCGTGACACTGTGTGTGACTGCAACTCCGTGTGCAGTGGCTGGGTGGGACGGGTGGGACAATGTGAGAGGCTGTgcaccctggggggggggggtcctcagGATGATGACAGTGACTGCTCTCCCACGTGACCCTGAGTGGCTGTGACACTCACACGCAACTGGCCCCCTGTGCTGGGTCTCTGCCCCGGAGCTCCCCCTTCCTGTTCCTTGGCccgccctggccccgccccctcccaccaccccaggCTGTCACCTCTTCCAGAGCCCAGGCGAGGCAGTGGAAGCAGCAGCGTCAGAAGCAAGTGATCGAGAGGAGGGCTGGGAACAGGTGAGGGCTCCCCCCATCCCAGTCCGTTCCCCCTGCCCCACGTCTCCCTCAAGTCTCTGGGCCCCTCTTTCTCCATTTCTTAACCTGTGCCTTTGTCCCTCCGCCTCTCTGTGCCCACAGTCTATATCCtccttctgtctgtctctcagcatctctgtctccacatctcacaaTCTCTGTTTAGCCTCTAGATAGCTCTgtatctctgcctctttctcccattctctgtaTCTCTCTCCGTGTCTCTATCTCCTCTTTGTCTCCTAGCCTACCTTTTTGTCTctgtcttcctctgccttttggtCTCTGGCCTCTTGCTGTGTGTCTCatcctgtctgtctctgtgtctctcagtCTCTATATTTGTCTCATGCCTCTGTGACTCTGTGTCTTTCTGGGGCTCCAACCGAGATCCTCCTTGCTTTCCCCTTTCCCTACATGGTGCCGGGTGTGGGGTGTTGGGGGTTAGACCGATTTCCAGACATCTGGACCCCTGCAGACCTAAGAGGGTCTGATGCCTCTCTGGCCCCTAAGGAGAGGATTGTCCCACTGACTCTGGGTTTTATCCACAGTAGGGAAAGTTTGATACGGTCGAGTTCCTATCCGCGTTTGAAAACCCTTTGGGAGAGTGGGAACTTCAAGAGTCATTTCAAGCTCCGTGCCCTCCTCTCCAAGGCGGTCCCCAGGTTCCCCGGAGTCTCTAGGTCTATACTCCGGGTGACACTGGCACTTTTGCCCAGCACGGCTCTAAGGCAACCGCACTCCCAGCAAACAGCCCCCTTCTACCGCCGCTGCCCCAGAAACAGCCGGGAGCGGGCCCGGGAATCAGGTGTTGGATCTCGGTCTCCCCCCACTCCTCaccactccccccccaccccgcccagaaTCACCActcttgggggagggggggcgctGCCTCCGGGTACCTGAATCCCTCTGCGGGGTggcgctggggctgggggaggagggcggCGGCTCCTGATTCTGCCCTCGGACCCCCAGAGCCGGCTGCCCTTGCGTGACCGGACCCTTCGCCCCCCATGCCCTGCCTCCCACACGATGCCGAACTGTCCGCCCTGGTGGCCGCTACTGCTGCTCTCGCTGTGGGAGCCGCTGCTCCGGAGGGCGGAGGTGAGAACCCGAGGAGCCAAGGAGTTCAAGGCTTGGAGGGATGTCTGGGGCCGGCTTTTAAGTCTTATCCCACTGGGAAGATTGTTTTAATACCGCCCCGCCTCCTTCCCGTAAATTTCCTGAAGGTTTTCAGTTCCCCACAGCAACTCCCCTGGTGGTTTCTAGGCACCCCTCAAGACTTAGAAGAGGTTTCTAAGCCACCCAAGACTCCTGAGCAAAGCAGGACAGCCCCTCCAAGTCCCTCTAGGGTGTTTCTGGCCCTCAGGAACCACGCTGCCTGGGAGCAGGGGTCAGcgcggggcggggttggggggtcctcccttctctctttttgtAGGCAGGCTCCGAGGGGCAGACGGCGGGAGAGCTGTACCAGCGTTGGGAACGGTACCGCAGGGAGTGCCAGGCGACACTGGAGGCCGCGGCGCCCCCAGCAGGTGTGACAGGGGTGGAGATCTGGGGGCAAGAGAAGGGCTGGGGCTGAGAGGGGTGGGCTTGAGGCCGGCCTAGGACTGACCCGCGGGGCCTGAGAGAGAAGTCTGTGTTAAATGCGGGCTGCGTGGGAGAGGCCTGAGATGAACCTTGAAAGGGGAGGGGTCTTGGGCGGGGCCTACACTAGGTGGGTGGGACCTAAAGTGGACCTCGAAGAGGGAGTTTGGGGTGGAGCCTAGCAAGGGCCTTGCCGAGTGGGAAGCATCTGCGGCGGGAACTTGCTTGGTGGGAGGAGCCCAGAGTAGGGCTCGCAAGGTGGGCGGGGCCTTGGGGTCTGGTGGGAGGAGCTGTGACGGAGCAGGGGCCCGACCACTccaggtgggcggggctggggcagggcttgTGTGTGGAAGGCGGAGAAGCATTGGGCGAGAGGTACAGAAGGTCCACCCGACATCTGGCCCCCACGCCCACCCCAGGCCTCGCCTGTAACGGGTCCTTTGATATGTACGTCTGCTGGGACCACACTGCACCCAATGCCACTGCCCGTGCGTCCTGCCCCTGGTACCTGCCCTGGAACCGCCACGGTGAGCTGCCTCGTGGACCCCGGGCCCTCCCCTGACACAAACAGCTCTCTTCTAACCCTGGCCCCAGACACCACTCCCCCGCAGCTCTCCTGCTCCTCTTTGTCTGGCTGGGTGTCTCCTTCTGTCTGTCCACCCCTGGCTGGGTCACCACATAATGccccttctctgtctctgtatctctctgAGGACCACCAGGttcttattttctctccttttcatgagtctgtttctgcacATCTTGGTCTTCCTTgcctaactagctgtgtgacctagggtagtttatttaatttctttacgCCTCACTTTCCTCGCTTGTAAAATGATGTTTATGATAGTACCAAGTTCACAGGCTTGTTATGAATATTAAATTAATTGATACGTGTAAAATGCTACATAATggtttatcatcatcatcatcactggaTCTCTCTCTGCCTTCGTCTCACAATTTGTCTTTCTGCCTCCATCTCTGTGCCTCTGATCCCCTCCCTCGTTTCCCCACAGTGGCTGCAGGCTTTGTCCTCCGCCATTGTGGCAGTGATGGTCAATGGGGACCTTGGAGAGACCATTCTCAGTGCGAGAACCCAGAGAAGAATGGGGTTTTTCAGGTAAGAAGAGGTGAGGGATTCAGGGTAGGATGTCCAAACAGAGGCAGAAAGCAGCCTCAGACAGAGCCTCAAACCCCTTGTACCGTTCAGGACTCTGGGTCCCAAGTGACAGAAATTCAGCTCCttgtttgaaggagaaaaaaaagaaatatattggcTTCTGTGATTGAAAAGTATAAGCCTACagcttcaggcacagctggatctGGGTGCTAAAGTGATGTGGTTGGGAATCTCACCATATTGTTCCTCTGTTTTTCTGTATGATGGTGTCCTCTTTTCTGTGGGGTGGAAAAGGTGGCTCCCACTGGTACCAGGCTCACATTCCACCTACCAAGCTACAATGTAGGAAGACTGAGCTTTTTCTCAATGGCTCTAACTTTATGTCCCAGGACTGACTGTCATTGGCCTGATTTGGGTCATATAACTGCCCTCGACTtatcggtgtgtgtgtgtgtgtgtgtgtgtgtgtgtgtgtgtgtgtgtgtgtgtgtgtgtgtagtgtagtGTTAGATAGAATGCTTTGATTGGCTGGTCACATGCCCAGCCTTGGAGTTGAGGGGCGGAGTGCCCCACTCAGACAATGGTAGGTGGATCCCCAAAAGAACACTGGGGTGTGGGGTAGGAACAAAGAGCAGGTATCTCTCCAGCACCTTTATGGCCCTAGGGGAAGAACTGAGCTCTATTTCTGTGTCCTCTTGCCCCACCCCCAGGACCAAAGGCTGAGCTTGGAGCGGCTGCAGGTTGTGTACACCGTGGGCTACTCCCTGTCCCTTGCCACACTGCTGCTCGCCTTGCTCATCTTGAGTTTCTTCAGGTGGGACCCCCAGCCCTGAGCGGAGGCAGCAGAGGCTGGGCTTCAGTGTTCCCAGTAAGATGGGGTAGTCAGTCTCCACCGGCAACAAGCATTCAATGGTGGTTCTGTGGGAAGGGCTGGGGGGTAGTTTAAGGGACTCTGTGTGGCCAAGGACAGGTCCCCACACTGCCTTCCAAATCCCCCAGGCGGCTGCGCTGCACTCGCAACTACATCCACATCAACCTGTTCACGTCTTTCATGCTGCGGGCAGCAGCCATCCTCACCCGAGACCGTCTGCTTCCTCCGCCTGGCCCCCACCCTGGGGATCAGGCTCCTATCCTGTGGGACCAGGTGAGCACCATCTCCCTCTTTCTCAAATTGGGATTCTGTCTCCTCTGGTGAGGCCAGAGGGTTCCCATTCCATTTACTACCTCCTACCCTATCGACAGTTAATCTCTCTTGACCCTTCCAACACAATTGGAGAGGGATCCTCCCAACTCGGCCTCCCCCATCCTTGAACTCTCCCACCCCATCACCTCCTCTATTGGAATTTTCCATTCCCGTTCTCTCAGTATTTAACCCATCCTTGGACTTTCGCACCGATGAGAGAATCCCCTGCTAGAGGTGAGACGGTGGCAGGATGGGAGAAACTAACTAGTGGGGGGATTTGGTGGATACCAATTTGTTCCTGGGGGACAAGGTGGGAGAGACTAAAGTCTAGGGACAGCGGGGAGAAAACCTATTAAGTTGGGCCATACCAATCGTTAAAAAGCCAAGGGGTGGGAGAGTCCCTGTGCTGGTGGGACATGAGAGCAACCTTTTGAGAGGTGGAGTAGTTGAGTGGAATTCTTAGAAGGAGATGGGGTGGGAGAGGCCGTATTTGGGGGGATCTGGGGGGAACTCTGATAGCAAGATGTAAGATACCAATTGTTAAAGAGGTTAGAGTGGGAGAGTTCATACAGGGAAAGAGAATAGGGCGAGAGAAACCAACTCTATATCATCCTTTGGTGATATAGAATGAGAGGAGAATATTTGATGTCAAGAGACGACAAGAGATGAGGGTGGAGGGGGCCCTGACTGCCCCCTCCTCTTGTCTGGCCACCCCCTAGGCCCTAGCTGCCTGTCGCACGGCCCAGATCTTGACCCAGTACTGCGTGGGTGCCAACTACACGTGGCTGCTGGTGGAGGGCATCTACCTGCACAGCCTCCTGGTGCTTGTGGGAGGCTCCGAGGAGGGCCACTTCCGCTGCTACATGCTCCTCGGCTGGGGTGAGCCCCGACCCTgtcccctgcccagcccagcgcgcctcccctccccccagctacCCTTCTGGTCTACCTCAGGGGGTCTCCTCTCCTCTCTAGGCTTCTGCCTCCCCTTCCCGGCGGGGGAATTCCTCGGGTCTTGGGCCTGGCGGGGCCCGTGCGCGCTCTGACAGctgcggcggggtggggggcgggggttggGTCTGCACAGGGGCCCCCGCGCTTTTCGTCATTCCTTGGGTGATCGTCAGGTACCTGTACGAGAACACGCAGTGAGTCGCGGGTCTGGGGCGGGGCTTGGGAGGTGGGCGGAGCTTTGAGGGACGTGGGAGGGGTGCGATGGAAACGTGGGGAGGTTCTAATTGCACCTAGGGACCTGGGTGGGGTCTAAAGGAACAGGTCGCTTAGACAGTTGGGTTCCAGGACTACGGGAAGGGGAGGGATGAGGGCTGGGCCTAAATAGTAGCGGGCGGGACTTTAAGGAAATGTGGGTGTGGCGTTAAGGAaggtgggcggggcctggggaGTTTAAGTGCTTAATTCGG encodes:
- the GIPR gene encoding gastric inhibitory polypeptide receptor; protein product: MENMFCCHLFQSPGEAVEAAASEASDREEGWEQSRLPLRDRTLRPPCPASHTMPNCPPWWPLLLLSLWEPLLRRAEAGSEGQTAGELYQRWERYRRECQATLEAAAPPAGLACNGSFDMYVCWDHTAPNATARASCPWYLPWNRHVAAGFVLRHCGSDGQWGPWRDHSQCENPEKNGVFQDQRLSLERLQVVYTVGYSLSLATLLLALLILSFFRRLRCTRNYIHINLFTSFMLRAAAILTRDRLLPPPGPHPGDQAPILWDQALAACRTAQILTQYCVGANYTWLLVEGIYLHSLLVLVGGSEEGHFRCYMLLGWGAPALFVIPWVIVRYLYENTQCWERNDIKGIWWIIRTPILLTILINFLIFIRILGILASKLRTQQMRCPDYRLRLARSTLTLVPLLGVHEVVFAPVTEEQARGALRLAKLSFEIFLSSFQGFLVSVLYCFINKEVQSEIRRGWHRCRLRHRLGEEPCQPPERAFRTLPSGSGPGQVAAGRALCSRTLPGPGGEASHVLESYC